Proteins encoded together in one Microcaecilia unicolor chromosome 3, aMicUni1.1, whole genome shotgun sequence window:
- the BMP2 gene encoding bone morphogenetic protein 2 — protein sequence MVAGIRSLLLLLFYQVLLGGSAGLITEVGRRKFAESGRATPQQSKDILSEFELRLLHMFGLKRRPNPSKHAVIPQYMRDLYHLHSAGSPHELPLDYQQEKAASRANTVRSFHHEEALEELPEPRGTTVQRFFFNLTSIPDKEFVTSAELRIFREHVQEPADKNSLNRHRINIYEIIKAAATSRDPATRLLDTRLVHHNTSGWESFDVTPAVVRWIALGQPNHGFVVEVAHLDGDNSVSKRHVRISRTLHHDEGSWSQIRPLLVTFGYDGKGHPLHKREKRQARHRQRKRLKSSCRRHPLYVDFSDVGWNDWIVAPPGYHAFYCHGECPFPLADHLNSTNHAIVQTLVNSVNSNIPKACCVPTELSAISMLYLDENEKVVLKNYQDMVVEGCGCR from the exons ATGGTTGCCGGGATCCgctcgctgctgctgctcctgttctACCAGGTTCTGCTGGGCGGATCGGCCGGGCTCATCACGGAGGTGGGTCGCCGAAAGTTCGCCGAATCGGGCCGGGCCACACCTCAGCAGTCCAAAGACATCCTGAGCGAGTTCGAGCTCCGCCTACTGCACATGTTCGGGCTGAAGCGACGGCCGAATCCCAGCAAGCACGCTGTCATCCCGCAGTACATGCGGGACCTGTACCACCTGCACTCGGCCGGCAGCCCGCACGAGCTGCCCCTGGACTACCAGCAGGAGAAGGCGGCCAGCCGGGCCAACACAGTGCGCAGCTTCCACCATGAAG AAGCCTTAGAAGAACTACCAGAACCAAGAGGGACAACAGTACAACGTTTCTTCTTTAATTTAACTTCTATTCCTGATAAGGAGTTTGTCACCTCGGCAGAACTTCGGATTTTTCGAGAACATGTTCAGGAGCCAGCTGACAAAAACAGCCTCAATCGTCATCGCATTAATATTTATGAAATCATCAAAGCAGCAGCCACATCTAGGGACCCAGCCACAAGACTCTTGGACACCAGGTTGGTGCATCATAATACAAGCGGATGGGAAAGCTTTGATGTCACACCAgctgtggtgaggtggattgctCTTGGCCAGCCCAACCATGGGTTTGTTGTTGAGGTGGCTCACTTGGACGGTGATAACAGTGTCTCCAAGAGACACGTAAGGATTAGTAGGACCTTGCATCATGATGAAGGCAGCTGGTCTCAGATAAGACCATTATTAGTCACTTTTGGCTATGATGGCAAGGGACATCCTCTCCATAAAAGAGAGAAGCGTCAAGCAAGGCATAGGCAGCGGAAAAGGCTCAAATCCAGCTGCAGGAGACATCCTCTATATGTGGACTTCAGTGATGTGGGTTGGAATGATTGGATAGTTGCCCCTCCTGGGTATCATGCCTTTTACTGTCATGGGGAGTGTCCATTTCCACTGGCAGATCATTTAAATTCAACAAACCACGCCATCGTGCAGACTTTGGTCAATTCCGTGAACTCCAACATTCCTAAAGCCTGCTGTGTCCCAACAGAGCTCAGCGCTATCTCCATGCTCTACCTTGACGAAAACGAGAAAGTCGTATTAAAGAACTATCAAGATATGGTTGTGGAAGGTTGTGGGTGCCGTTAG